A DNA window from Shewanella baltica contains the following coding sequences:
- a CDS encoding glycine cleavage system protein R — translation MLRYLITLQAPDRKGLVEQIAHAVSRHGGNWLDSELRHIDGIFAAILLLEVPSLRMDELIEALECIDSLTLTYAKTSVALKPIKRLSYNLVAYDRPGLVLDISNKINALGINIEQFSSQYETAGHTGIALFRATIGLGLTDLAQEEQLVTSLYALGDDLVLDRLSR, via the coding sequence ATGCTACGATATTTGATCACACTACAAGCACCTGATAGAAAAGGATTAGTAGAACAAATCGCCCATGCGGTGAGCCGTCACGGCGGCAACTGGCTCGACTCGGAATTGCGCCATATCGACGGTATCTTTGCCGCAATTCTGTTACTTGAAGTGCCTTCACTGCGTATGGACGAGCTTATTGAGGCGCTGGAGTGCATCGACAGCCTCACCCTCACCTATGCCAAAACCTCGGTCGCGCTTAAACCCATCAAACGCTTAAGCTACAACCTAGTGGCCTATGACAGACCCGGACTCGTGCTCGATATCTCAAATAAGATCAACGCCCTTGGCATCAATATCGAGCAGTTTAGTAGCCAATATGAAACCGCTGGCCACACAGGTATCGCTCTGTTTCGGGCGACTATCGGCCTTGGACTCACAGATCTCGCCCAAGAAGAGCAACTGGTAACATCCCTCTATGCCCTTGGTGATGATCTCGTGCTCGATAGATTAAGCCGTTAA
- the phoU gene encoding phosphate signaling complex protein PhoU produces the protein MENMNLSKHISGQFTAELDDIRNRVLAMGGLVERQLEQAIDALSALDAELAQRVIEGDHKVNGMEVSIDEECTRIIAKRQPAASDLRLIIAISKTIADLERIGDACVRIAKAALDKRLNNQQPLLVSIENMGRHATRMLHATLDALARMDADTALELHKEDAKLDREYEGIIRQLMTYMMEDPRSIPDVLDVLWAARAVERVGDRCKNICEYIIYYVKGKDVRHTSYEDMEKDMKG, from the coding sequence ATGGAAAACATGAATTTAAGTAAGCACATCTCAGGACAGTTTACCGCTGAGCTGGATGATATCCGTAACCGCGTACTCGCTATGGGTGGTTTGGTTGAACGTCAGCTTGAGCAAGCCATTGACGCGCTCAGCGCACTTGATGCTGAACTCGCCCAGCGTGTTATCGAGGGCGATCACAAGGTCAATGGCATGGAAGTGTCTATCGACGAAGAGTGCACCCGTATTATCGCCAAGCGTCAACCTGCGGCCAGCGATTTACGCCTGATTATCGCCATCTCAAAAACCATCGCCGATCTTGAGCGTATTGGTGATGCCTGCGTGCGTATCGCTAAAGCAGCGTTAGATAAGCGTTTGAATAATCAACAACCTTTACTGGTTAGCATTGAAAATATGGGCCGTCACGCGACCCGTATGTTGCACGCGACCTTAGATGCTTTGGCCCGTATGGATGCCGATACTGCGTTAGAGCTGCACAAAGAAGATGCCAAGCTTGACCGTGAATACGAAGGCATCATCCGCCAGTTAATGACTTATATGATGGAAGATCCGCGTTCTATCCCTGACGTCTTAGACGTACTGTGGGCAGCGCGTGCGGTTGAGCGTGTTGGCGACCGCTGTAAAAATATCTGTGAATACATCATCTACTACGTGAAAGGTAAAGACGTTCGCCATACTTCCTACGAAGATATGGAAAAGGACATGAAAGGCTAA
- a CDS encoding DUF3137 domain-containing protein, with protein sequence MSPLLYSLKQGFEALKSIRNHISEANLPADFPRAELPPLSEDARAELLQLLAPLETYRIEKLETKLSRKKWAKRLGWLLCLPALAFDLISLASNNDPTILSLIVLAGILMWVHLPEMQYKRHYKYKILPVLLKKLGDYRYSPDSCVNLDSVADFELMPRFSKQQSEDHIRGKVEDISFEFCELTLKSRGSKSDKIQFKGGVVIMTMPFSFESHTVVSQDYGSLGNTMAGIKKPRVKLESVTFEAMFEVYSHDQHYARYLLSPAVMERLVELEKLFRKTARGSGLSIEFKANKVLIMASYFGNLFDTVDINLPTHDMSKIPQLQQELVLITGIIKQLKLDYLAAQNLATQQTLERIKTLAG encoded by the coding sequence ATGAGCCCATTATTGTATTCTTTAAAGCAAGGTTTCGAAGCCCTTAAAAGTATTCGAAATCATATTTCTGAAGCGAATTTACCCGCTGATTTCCCCCGCGCTGAATTACCGCCGCTGTCCGAGGACGCTAGAGCCGAGCTATTGCAGCTATTAGCGCCGCTAGAAACCTATCGAATTGAAAAGCTTGAAACTAAACTCTCCCGTAAAAAATGGGCGAAGCGTCTAGGTTGGCTATTGTGCCTGCCCGCACTGGCTTTTGATTTAATCTCGTTAGCCTCTAACAATGACCCAACCATTTTGAGCCTGATCGTCCTCGCCGGCATTTTGATGTGGGTTCATCTGCCTGAAATGCAATATAAGCGCCATTACAAATATAAAATATTGCCTGTTTTACTCAAAAAACTAGGGGACTACCGTTATAGCCCCGACTCCTGTGTCAACCTTGATTCAGTGGCAGATTTCGAACTTATGCCCCGTTTTAGCAAGCAACAATCAGAGGATCATATTCGCGGCAAGGTAGAGGATATCAGCTTCGAATTTTGCGAATTAACCTTAAAATCCCGCGGCAGTAAGTCAGACAAGATCCAATTTAAAGGTGGGGTCGTGATCATGACGATGCCCTTTAGCTTTGAATCTCATACCGTCGTCAGCCAAGACTATGGCTCCCTTGGTAACACCATGGCAGGCATAAAGAAACCCAGAGTGAAACTCGAAAGCGTGACCTTTGAGGCGATGTTTGAAGTGTATTCCCACGACCAACATTACGCGCGATATCTGTTGTCTCCCGCCGTAATGGAACGCCTCGTTGAACTGGAAAAGTTATTTCGTAAAACGGCGCGCGGGTCGGGGCTGAGTATCGAATTTAAAGCCAATAAAGTGCTGATAATGGCGAGCTATTTTGGCAATTTATTTGATACCGTCGATATCAATTTACCCACCCATGATATGTCGAAAATTCCGCAGTTACAGCAGGAGTTAGTCTTGATTACTGGCATCATCAAACAGCTAAAATTGGATTATCTTGCAGCGCAAAATCTGGCGACACAGCAGACACTTGAGAGGATTAAGACGTTAGCGGGTTAA
- a CDS encoding DMT family transporter gives MPANLLLLLAAAIWGFGFVAQTLGMEHLSPFAFNGIRFLMGTFSLVPLVWYLRRQNKLHVSAPKDLVRGSLLVGVLLFAGASFQQVGLQYTTAANAGFITGLYIVLVPVLGLALKHTTGLNTWLGCAIAAVGLYFLSVKNGMSIGYGDALQLVGALFWALHILAVDHFAKRISPVVLAMMQFFVCGVLSLMVSAVIEVTTLDGVMAAWGSLFYAGLISVGIAYTLQVLAQKNAHPAHAAIILSLETVFAAIGGIIFLDESLSVRALFGCGLMLLGMLISQVPLRYLVKSRHQKVT, from the coding sequence TTGCCTGCCAACCTGTTATTACTGCTTGCCGCCGCGATTTGGGGCTTTGGATTTGTCGCCCAAACCTTAGGCATGGAACATCTTTCCCCCTTTGCGTTTAATGGTATTCGCTTTTTAATGGGGACGTTTAGCTTAGTGCCTTTGGTGTGGTACTTGCGTCGGCAAAATAAGCTGCATGTGAGTGCGCCAAAGGATTTAGTGCGCGGCAGTTTGCTGGTTGGGGTTTTACTGTTTGCGGGCGCGTCATTTCAACAGGTCGGTTTGCAATACACCACAGCAGCGAATGCGGGCTTTATCACTGGCCTATATATAGTGTTAGTGCCTGTGCTTGGGTTAGCGCTAAAACATACGACAGGTTTGAATACTTGGCTTGGCTGCGCGATTGCCGCGGTCGGTTTGTATTTTTTAAGTGTTAAAAATGGTATGAGCATAGGTTATGGCGATGCCTTGCAGTTGGTGGGCGCCTTGTTTTGGGCATTGCACATTCTGGCGGTGGATCATTTTGCCAAGCGGATTTCGCCCGTGGTGTTAGCTATGATGCAGTTTTTCGTCTGCGGCGTGCTGAGTTTGATGGTGTCGGCGGTAATTGAAGTCACCACGCTCGACGGCGTGATGGCGGCTTGGGGTTCACTTTTCTATGCAGGGCTGATTTCGGTAGGGATTGCTTATACCTTGCAAGTGTTAGCACAGAAAAATGCGCATCCAGCCCATGCGGCGATTATCCTCAGTTTAGAAACGGTATTTGCGGCCATTGGTGGCATTATCTTCCTCGATGAGAGTTTGAGTGTGCGGGCATTATTCGGCTGTGGCTTGATGTTGCTGGGGATGTTGATCTCCCAAGTGCCGCTACGTTACTTAGTCAAATCTCGGCATCAAAAAGTGACTTAA
- a CDS encoding DUF4136 domain-containing protein, with protein sequence MINSLHNTLHRERSGELNRGLSRRQDLSQSRGRNLDISRVLNRYLAVLVLLFTGALGLTGCVTVTDNAAQPLRTTVVMSGDLSELPPTAMTYTWHPKFQKIITDKRLEPQQVLQHMQDVLEQSLQNKGYRWVEDPQLADFQVGFGVAMGTEMSDEQILAVTGLVAGLSTDGVNTKKYDKGTVVIALFKPTKIKGGGDEPIWRVLAQGFGNIKKMDELTENFDSLIASMVANIPSVNVAP encoded by the coding sequence ATGATTAATTCGCTGCATAACACGTTACATCGAGAGCGAAGTGGAGAGCTTAATCGGGGCCTAAGCCGAAGGCAGGATCTAAGCCAAAGTCGAGGACGAAATCTAGATATTAGCCGAGTGCTCAATAGATATTTAGCTGTGTTAGTGCTGCTGTTCACGGGCGCTTTAGGTCTTACAGGGTGCGTGACTGTGACGGATAACGCGGCGCAGCCGCTGCGAACCACAGTCGTGATGTCTGGCGATCTCAGTGAATTACCACCAACCGCCATGACGTATACTTGGCATCCCAAGTTTCAAAAAATTATTACAGACAAGCGCTTAGAGCCGCAGCAAGTATTACAGCACATGCAAGATGTACTCGAACAAAGTTTGCAGAATAAGGGATATCGCTGGGTTGAAGACCCACAACTGGCGGATTTTCAGGTCGGGTTTGGTGTCGCCATGGGCACTGAAATGAGCGATGAGCAAATTCTGGCGGTAACAGGCTTGGTTGCTGGGCTTTCGACCGACGGTGTGAACACTAAAAAGTATGACAAGGGCACTGTGGTGATAGCACTGTTTAAGCCGACCAAAATAAAGGGCGGCGGTGACGAGCCCATTTGGCGTGTCCTTGCCCAAGGTTTTGGCAACATTAAAAAGATGGATGAGCTAACCGAAAACTTCGACAGTTTAATTGCCAGCATGGTGGCCAATATACCATCGGTTAATGTGGCACCTTAG
- a CDS encoding ABC transporter permease subunit, with protein sequence MESQVTQPGPASHSMLKGGRSNRRAFKDKAAQIGVTIGGTMVFVALLLIFFYLLYVIKPIFDSADVTPVKTVSYQHADVPTLMVGAEEQNEVMYRVAVDGQVDFYTVADGSLLSSFTPPLPAGVTVTSAAVAVPSEQRFALGLSNGQVLVAGLEFGLSYPNNKRLITPKLRYPAGETPITVDETGSAIHKLTFTYSSDKMSFAYQDESGVWRLTRLEGQENMMTEEVEWVSTTSQIQDAPKKVSHELMTPDQRQLMLQTGNKIFVYDIRDTDSLDLLQVIDVERAKAQVNNVALLAGASSLLVSYDTGIVAQYFQVSGPKGRLYQEIRQFDDLPPIESLTSEFYRKSFATVSPEGELTLLYTTSHRELFDEKFDLKNPGKMGFTPRSNGIVVEADKKLHIFSVENSHPEVSWSAMWDKVWYEGYPEPKYVWQSTSGSDDFEAKLSLMPLAYGTMKAAFYAMLFAVPLAIAGAIYTAYFMSPKVRGLVKPTIEIMEALPTVILGFLAGLWLAPLIEEHLPGILILLTLLPTSILASAYGWSKLPAIWKQRLPEVYQELMLIPVVCFVGWFSFAVSPIIEVALFDGNTRQFITNELGITFDQRNALVVGIAMGFAVIPTIFSIAEDAIFSVPRHLSNGSLALGATPWQTLTRVVLLTASPGIFSAIMMGLGRAVGETMIVLMATGNTAIMEWSVFEGMRTLAANIAVEMPESAIGSSHYRVLFLAAFVLFIFTFFFNTIAEVVRQRLRERYSSL encoded by the coding sequence ATGGAAAGTCAGGTCACTCAACCTGGTCCTGCATCGCACAGTATGCTTAAAGGCGGACGCTCGAATCGCAGGGCATTTAAGGATAAAGCGGCGCAAATCGGCGTCACTATCGGCGGCACTATGGTGTTTGTCGCCTTATTGTTGATCTTCTTTTATCTGTTGTATGTGATTAAACCCATTTTCGATAGTGCTGATGTCACGCCGGTTAAGACGGTGAGCTATCAACACGCGGATGTACCTACTTTAATGGTGGGCGCTGAAGAGCAAAATGAGGTGATGTACCGTGTGGCCGTTGATGGCCAAGTGGACTTCTATACCGTTGCCGACGGTAGCCTACTTTCTAGCTTTACACCGCCGTTGCCAGCGGGCGTGACTGTGACCAGTGCCGCCGTTGCCGTGCCGAGCGAACAGCGTTTTGCGCTGGGATTAAGTAATGGTCAGGTGCTAGTGGCTGGCCTAGAGTTTGGTTTAAGTTATCCAAACAACAAGCGCTTAATCACGCCTAAACTGCGTTATCCCGCAGGCGAAACCCCAATTACAGTCGATGAAACGGGCAGTGCGATTCATAAACTGACTTTCACCTACAGTTCAGACAAAATGAGCTTTGCCTATCAAGATGAGAGCGGCGTTTGGCGCCTGACTCGCCTCGAAGGGCAAGAGAACATGATGACTGAAGAAGTAGAGTGGGTTTCTACGACGTCACAAATTCAAGATGCGCCGAAGAAAGTCTCCCATGAGCTGATGACGCCAGATCAACGTCAATTGATGTTGCAAACTGGCAATAAAATCTTCGTGTACGACATCCGTGATACTGACAGCTTAGATCTGCTGCAGGTGATTGATGTTGAACGTGCTAAAGCCCAAGTGAATAACGTGGCTTTGCTGGCGGGCGCAAGTTCCTTACTGGTCAGCTACGACACAGGTATTGTGGCCCAGTACTTCCAAGTCAGTGGTCCAAAAGGGCGTTTATATCAAGAAATCCGCCAGTTTGATGACTTACCGCCTATCGAGTCACTTACCTCTGAATTCTACCGTAAGAGTTTTGCGACTGTGAGCCCTGAGGGCGAGCTGACATTGCTCTATACCACGAGTCATCGTGAACTGTTTGACGAAAAATTCGACCTTAAAAACCCCGGTAAAATGGGCTTTACCCCACGCTCAAACGGCATAGTCGTTGAGGCGGACAAAAAGCTGCATATCTTCAGTGTGGAAAACTCCCACCCAGAAGTGTCATGGAGCGCCATGTGGGACAAGGTGTGGTATGAAGGTTATCCAGAGCCTAAATACGTATGGCAATCGACTTCGGGGTCTGATGATTTCGAAGCTAAGCTGAGCTTAATGCCATTGGCCTATGGCACAATGAAAGCGGCATTTTATGCCATGTTATTTGCCGTGCCTTTAGCCATTGCCGGTGCGATTTACACCGCTTACTTTATGTCGCCTAAGGTGCGCGGTTTAGTGAAACCGACCATTGAAATCATGGAAGCCTTACCAACGGTTATCTTAGGTTTCTTGGCGGGGTTGTGGTTAGCGCCGCTGATTGAAGAACATCTCCCCGGTATCTTGATTTTACTGACCCTGTTGCCGACCTCGATTCTCGCTTCGGCCTATGGCTGGAGTAAGTTACCTGCTATTTGGAAACAACGTTTACCTGAAGTGTACCAAGAGCTGATGTTGATCCCTGTGGTCTGTTTCGTGGGTTGGTTCTCTTTTGCGGTCAGCCCAATTATCGAAGTGGCGCTGTTTGATGGTAATACCCGTCAATTTATCACTAACGAACTGGGCATCACCTTCGACCAACGTAACGCGCTGGTAGTAGGTATCGCCATGGGCTTTGCGGTTATTCCAACGATTTTCTCTATCGCGGAAGATGCGATTTTCTCTGTGCCACGTCATTTATCGAACGGCAGCTTAGCCTTAGGTGCGACGCCTTGGCAGACACTGACTCGCGTGGTGTTGTTAACCGCAAGTCCGGGTATTTTCTCGGCCATCATGATGGGCTTAGGCCGCGCTGTGGGCGAGACCATGATCGTACTGATGGCCACCGGTAACACCGCCATTATGGAATGGAGCGTGTTCGAAGGGATGCGAACCTTGGCAGCAAACATTGCGGTTGAAATGCCTGAGTCGGCTATCGGTAGTTCGCATTACCGTGTGCTCTTCCTCGCGGCGTTCGTGCTATTCATCTTTACATTCTTCTTTAACACCATTGCAGAAGTGGTGAGACAGCGTCTACGTGAACGCTATAGCTCGCTGTAA
- a CDS encoding alpha/beta hydrolase encodes MRLVLVLMFFFSTAVFAQTDKTVIHSEILNDDINLQIHLPDTYAHSNDFNYPVLIVLDGSTQFEHVAANVGFLSTYAIIPEMITVGVSSDQRMKYFTPTQIDKFKDSSGGAEQFRQFLEQELLSTLGKKYRTSDYQILTGHSFAGLFTSYVAMTPNSQFDAVISISPSLWWDSDWLVLKSAELLHAKRAKPLRWFLSMASEPNEMASAFAAQIKQLQDGLGANSTGNASKQLYWFYKHFPDETHDSTPLVGNIEALKTLFAGWNAVPEIAVMPLKDLKHFYRQKSVEFGYEFPLFAQQYNVYGLKATYEQKTAWGVEILAEGTRAFPNSEVLWDSLATAYDLDGQLEQAIKASDKAVLLAKQTDSVFLNEILSQAKHLQLRAKK; translated from the coding sequence ATGCGGTTGGTTTTAGTGCTGATGTTTTTCTTTTCAACGGCTGTCTTCGCACAGACGGATAAGACGGTAATTCATTCAGAAATCTTGAATGATGACATCAACTTACAAATCCATTTGCCAGATACCTATGCGCATTCCAACGACTTTAACTATCCGGTATTAATCGTACTAGATGGCTCTACCCAATTTGAGCATGTGGCGGCGAATGTTGGCTTTTTAAGTACTTATGCCATTATTCCGGAAATGATCACAGTTGGCGTGAGTTCGGATCAACGGATGAAGTATTTCACGCCGACTCAAATCGATAAATTTAAAGACAGCTCCGGTGGTGCTGAACAGTTCAGGCAATTTTTAGAGCAAGAGCTGCTCAGTACATTAGGTAAAAAATACCGCACCTCAGATTATCAAATACTCACGGGTCATTCCTTCGCTGGGCTGTTTACGAGTTATGTGGCTATGACGCCTAATAGCCAATTTGATGCGGTGATTTCAATCAGTCCCAGTTTATGGTGGGACAGTGATTGGCTAGTGCTTAAGTCGGCCGAGTTATTACACGCTAAGCGTGCGAAACCACTGCGCTGGTTTTTGAGTATGGCAAGTGAACCCAATGAAATGGCGAGCGCGTTTGCGGCGCAAATTAAGCAGTTGCAAGACGGCTTAGGTGCAAACTCAACGGGTAACGCATCAAAGCAACTGTATTGGTTTTACAAACATTTCCCCGATGAAACCCACGACAGTACACCGCTTGTTGGCAATATTGAGGCGTTAAAGACCCTTTTTGCCGGTTGGAATGCTGTGCCTGAAATTGCCGTTATGCCACTCAAGGACCTAAAACACTTCTATCGACAAAAGAGCGTTGAGTTTGGCTATGAATTTCCACTCTTTGCTCAGCAATATAATGTTTATGGACTCAAAGCTACTTATGAACAAAAAACGGCTTGGGGCGTTGAAATTCTCGCAGAGGGGACGCGCGCGTTCCCCAATTCAGAGGTGTTATGGGACAGTTTAGCGACCGCCTATGATCTGGATGGACAGCTTGAGCAGGCGATAAAAGCCTCCGATAAAGCCGTGCTACTGGCAAAACAAACGGATTCCGTGTTTTTAAATGAGATCCTCAGTCAAGCTAAACACTTGCAGTTGCGAGCGAAAAAGTAA
- a CDS encoding DUF2797 domain-containing protein, which produces MLGTLKKMRVQLDDAQQVQYQLVVGDELLPLNPLIGKQLTLTHTGNIFCCNCGKKSKKSYSQGHCFVCMQKLASCDMCIMKPETCHYDQGTCREPEWAQSHCFVPHYVYLANTSGVKVGITRHTQLPTRWIDQGATQGLPIFKVSTRQLSGLVEVELAKLVNDKTHWQAMLKGHADDIDLNAKAAELIPQIEAKLHEIGMQKGDYSIERLDETIQPIHYPIDTFPKKITSHNFDKNGVVSGILQGIKGQYLMFDTGVINIRKFSSYEISVEHD; this is translated from the coding sequence ATGTTAGGAACGCTAAAAAAGATGCGCGTACAGTTAGATGACGCGCAACAAGTGCAATATCAACTCGTTGTCGGTGATGAGTTACTCCCGCTCAATCCATTGATAGGCAAGCAATTAACCTTGACCCACACGGGCAATATCTTCTGCTGCAACTGCGGTAAAAAAAGCAAGAAGAGTTACTCGCAGGGCCACTGTTTTGTCTGTATGCAAAAGCTGGCGAGTTGCGATATGTGCATCATGAAGCCGGAAACTTGCCATTACGACCAAGGCACTTGCCGCGAACCCGAGTGGGCCCAGAGCCACTGTTTTGTGCCGCATTATGTGTATTTGGCGAATACTTCGGGCGTTAAAGTCGGCATCACCCGCCACACGCAACTGCCTACCCGTTGGATTGACCAAGGTGCCACCCAAGGTTTGCCGATTTTTAAAGTGTCAACAAGGCAACTCTCAGGTCTGGTCGAAGTTGAATTGGCGAAATTGGTCAACGATAAAACCCATTGGCAAGCCATGTTAAAGGGCCACGCCGACGATATCGATTTGAATGCGAAAGCCGCAGAACTGATCCCGCAAATTGAGGCTAAGCTGCATGAAATCGGTATGCAAAAAGGCGATTACAGTATCGAGCGTTTAGATGAAACGATTCAGCCGATTCATTATCCTATCGACACCTTTCCGAAGAAGATCACTTCCCACAACTTCGATAAAAATGGGGTGGTGAGCGGGATTTTGCAGGGGATTAAAGGTCAGTATTTAATGTTCGATACCGGCGTGATTAACATTCGTAAGTTTTCATCCTACGAGATCAGCGTCGAGCACGACTGA
- the pstA gene encoding phosphate ABC transporter permease PstA, producing the protein MGKWVKSGSPWIWMTGGAVSISLIAVLGLLLLIAWRGLSYFWPATVYQWELEDNTGVRSTLIGEVYDREEVPTERLIAAGHVFKEHPGEFVTRYLVKTGNREFVGLDFRWILGTDILSRSTPSDVAMIERAKNGNFYGYPIAVIENGKRLDLVNDAIESSLMEHIDRAVALSDKAVDLQKQDIGSINYAIEKLRLQERRYELDGELTDSNKADLVAKRAQLQKDYLVLEKELFALRDDAARDSVIVRDMRGEEVELKLDTVLDVTYVNHLSLIGKIGKWFIGIGRFVSDDPREANTEGGVFPAIFGTVFMVMLMAVIVTPFGVVAAVYLHEYAKKGPITKMIRIAVINLAGVPSIVYGVFGLGFFVYMMGGSIDQLFYAEALPSPTFGSPGVIWSALTLAILTLPVVIVSTEEGLSRIPSAVRQGSLALGATKAETLWRIVIPMASPAIMTGLILAVARAAGEVAPLMLVGVVKLAPTLPLDFNFPFVHLERKFMHLGFHIYDVGFQSPNVEAARPLVYATSFLLVSVIVALNLTAIGVRNHLREKYRSLEH; encoded by the coding sequence ATGGGTAAGTGGGTAAAATCAGGCTCGCCATGGATATGGATGACGGGCGGTGCGGTGAGCATCAGTTTGATTGCCGTCTTAGGCTTATTACTGTTAATCGCTTGGCGTGGCTTAAGTTACTTTTGGCCAGCAACGGTTTACCAGTGGGAACTCGAAGATAACACGGGCGTACGTTCGACCTTAATTGGTGAAGTTTACGATAGGGAAGAAGTACCGACTGAGCGTTTGATTGCTGCGGGCCATGTGTTTAAGGAACATCCTGGCGAGTTCGTCACCCGTTACTTAGTGAAAACCGGTAACCGCGAATTTGTAGGGCTAGATTTCCGCTGGATATTAGGCACTGACATTTTGAGCCGTTCTACGCCAAGCGATGTCGCCATGATTGAGCGGGCTAAAAACGGTAACTTCTACGGTTATCCAATCGCTGTGATTGAAAATGGCAAGCGTCTGGATTTAGTTAACGATGCGATTGAGTCTTCCTTAATGGAGCATATCGACCGCGCAGTAGCCTTATCGGACAAAGCGGTAGATTTGCAGAAGCAAGACATTGGCTCGATTAACTACGCCATTGAAAAGCTGCGTTTACAGGAGCGTCGATACGAGCTTGATGGCGAACTGACCGACAGCAATAAAGCTGACTTAGTGGCCAAGCGAGCGCAACTGCAAAAAGATTACTTAGTGCTTGAAAAAGAGTTATTTGCCCTGCGTGATGACGCGGCGCGAGATTCAGTAATCGTGCGTGATATGCGCGGTGAAGAAGTTGAGCTTAAGCTAGATACAGTGCTGGATGTGACTTATGTTAACCACTTAAGCCTAATTGGTAAAATTGGTAAATGGTTCATCGGTATCGGCCGTTTTGTGAGTGACGACCCGCGTGAAGCTAACACCGAAGGCGGCGTTTTCCCAGCGATTTTCGGTACTGTGTTTATGGTAATGCTGATGGCCGTTATTGTGACGCCATTTGGTGTGGTCGCGGCGGTTTATCTACATGAATACGCTAAGAAAGGCCCAATCACTAAGATGATCCGTATTGCGGTAATCAACTTAGCTGGTGTGCCATCAATTGTGTATGGCGTGTTTGGTTTAGGTTTCTTCGTCTACATGATGGGCGGCTCTATCGACCAACTGTTTTACGCTGAAGCATTACCGTCACCGACCTTTGGTTCGCCAGGGGTGATTTGGTCGGCATTGACCTTAGCCATTTTGACTCTGCCTGTGGTTATCGTTTCGACCGAAGAAGGTTTGAGCCGAATCCCAAGTGCGGTGCGTCAAGGTAGTTTGGCACTGGGCGCAACGAAAGCTGAGACACTGTGGCGCATTGTGATCCCAATGGCGAGCCCAGCTATCATGACGGGTTTGATTTTAGCGGTCGCCCGCGCTGCCGGTGAAGTGGCACCACTGATGTTGGTGGGTGTAGTGAAATTAGCCCCAACATTACCACTGGACTTTAACTTCCCGTTTGTGCATTTAGAACGTAAGTTCATGCACTTAGGGTTCCATATTTATGATGTGGGCTTCCAGAGTCCTAACGTTGAAGCGGCACGTCCTCTGGTGTATGCGACTTCCTTCTTGCTGGTGTCTGTGATTGTGGCACTCAACTTGACGGCCATTGGCGTACGTAACCACTTGCGTGAAAAATATCGTTCGCTTGAGCACTAA
- the pstB gene encoding phosphate ABC transporter ATP-binding protein PstB: MISIDSTAMKTNNFDLANLSQTDTALEIRNLDLRYGSKQALFNVSMKIPKKQVTAFIGPSGCGKSTLLRCINRMNDLVDNCHIDGEILLHGQNIYDKKIDVAALRRNVGMVFQRPNPFPKSIYENVVYGLRLQGLNNRRELDEAAERSLRGAAIWDEVKDRLHDNAFGLSGGQQQRLVIARAIAIEPEVLLLDEPTSALDPISTLTIEELITELKTKYTVVIVTHNMQQAARVSDQTAFMYMGELIEYADTNTIFTTPKKRKTEDYITGRYG, encoded by the coding sequence ATGATTTCTATAGATTCGACAGCAATGAAAACCAATAACTTTGATTTAGCGAACTTAAGCCAGACCGACACCGCGTTGGAGATCCGTAACTTAGACTTGCGCTATGGCAGTAAACAAGCGCTGTTTAATGTATCGATGAAGATCCCCAAGAAGCAAGTGACCGCCTTTATCGGCCCCAGTGGTTGTGGTAAATCGACGCTGCTGCGTTGTATTAACCGCATGAACGACTTGGTGGATAACTGCCATATCGACGGTGAAATTTTGCTGCACGGCCAGAATATTTACGACAAGAAAATCGACGTCGCGGCCCTGCGCCGTAACGTGGGCATGGTGTTCCAGCGCCCGAATCCGTTTCCTAAGTCGATTTATGAAAACGTCGTTTATGGTTTGAGATTGCAAGGGCTGAATAATCGTCGTGAACTCGATGAAGCGGCCGAGCGTTCGCTGCGTGGCGCGGCGATTTGGGACGAAGTAAAAGACAGATTGCACGATAACGCCTTTGGTTTATCTGGCGGTCAGCAACAACGTCTGGTGATTGCCCGTGCCATTGCTATCGAGCCAGAAGTGTTATTACTCGATGAACCCACATCGGCACTCGATCCTATTTCGACATTGACGATTGAAGAGCTGATCACCGAGCTTAAGACTAAATACACTGTGGTTATCGTGACTCACAACATGCAACAGGCGGCGCGGGTATCGGATCAAACGGCCTTTATGTATATGGGTGAATTGATTGAATACGCTGATACCAATACGATTTTCACCACGCCGAAAAAACGTAAGACCGAAGATTACATCACAGGACGTTACGGTTAA